Part of the bacterium genome, TTCTCACCGGCTACCCTCTCACCTGGCGCAGCAAGCGTTCATCGCTGTCGAAAAGGAGCCGGATATTGGGTATCCCGAAACGAATCATGGCGACCCTGTCAATGCCCAGGCCGAAGGCGAAACCGGTGTAGATAGCTGGATCGATGCCGCAATGCTGAAGAACTCGCGGATTGACCATGCCCGATCCGAGAATCTCCATCCAGCCGGTGTCCGAGCACACACGACAGCCCTTGCCCGAGCAGAACGGACACGTGATGTCGACCTCGGCCGAAGGCTCGGTGAACGGGAAGTAGCTGGGCCGCAAGCGCACACCGGTCTCTGGCGAGAACAGGCGATGCAAGAACGCTTCGAGCGTACCTTTGAGATCACCGAAGGTGATGCCGCGGCCGACCGCCAGACCCTCGACCTGATGGAACATTGGGGAATGGGTCAAATCATTGTCTTTCCGATAGACCCGACCCGGACAGATGATCCGGATTGGCGGCTCGCGATCGAGCATCGTTCGAATCTGCACCGGTGAGGTGTGAGTGCGCAGCAGGCGACCGTCCTCGAGAAAG contains:
- the pheS gene encoding phenylalanine--tRNA ligase subunit alpha, which translates into the protein MPNDPSDLAQRLEDFEREASAVTDRTSWEELRLKWLGRKRGIVRGLLSELGGLAPEKRKTFGQAVNRLKTTVETRLEELDAELAAQEKAASQQSAAVDVTLPGRPPMVGTAHPVSLVVREIVEIFAGLGYSVAEGPEVEDDFHNFEALNFPEDHPAREEQDTFFLEDGRLLRTHTSPVQIRTMLDREPPIRIICPGRVYRKDNDLTHSPMFHQVEGLAVGRGITFGDLKGTLEAFLHRLFSPETGVRLRPSYFPFTEPSAEVDITCPFCSGKGCRVCSDTGWMEILGSGMVNPRVLQHCGIDPAIYTGFAFGLGIDRVAMIRFGIPNIRLLFDSDERLLRQVRG